The proteins below are encoded in one region of Solenopsis invicta isolate M01_SB chromosome 8, UNIL_Sinv_3.0, whole genome shotgun sequence:
- the LOC105192862 gene encoding probable elongator complex protein 2: protein MTTCYTACSCNRVPHCADWGINGLLCFGTRNAIAIYEPRAHIGRVTHTLHRHRDRVNAVQWIKPRNGAPESELLSASVDGTAIIWTRDRNEFRCTSVLNVESTVVFAESLQLSDNVPAVTLAKLLICTGAVNGNIKLWLREENADAKHIQSINFGRKLPICCRLTHMPNSTYSLLAIALEDASVLLYTTKFNAKSESEPFFERAQYLVGHEDWITCMDFTWDGNENLFLATGSKDSMIRLWKISKTAEESSSDELKQESYTFAVDDRQYDITLETVLCGHEGWVYGVHWQPIKTDNCETMKLLSASIDKTMIIWEPAELMNGIWTETVRVGEVGGNSLGFYGCKFGPDGSHILAYGYQGSFHIWKYSQKMNKWLPRPTPGGHFSEVVDLCWEPKGRFFITASTDQTTRIHAPWKDNDGLEQWHEIARPQVHGYDMTSLTILAPHMYVSGADEKVVRIFMATSAFKNQLLQLANVEDFKSVKAHSAAVPSLGLTNKAMCHEKNDEDTKNSMMENVYEPPTEEELMQNTLWPEINKLYGHGYEIFCMAARHNGELLATACKSTTQEHSAILLWNTNTWSQVQQLVHHQLTVTQMEFSPNDKYLLSVSRDRRWALFQTTDGGYELIAASFKKDNPHSRIIWCCAWTQDSNYFATGSRDGKVVIWSTSMIENNTIVPKTILNMQSQSITALCFAPNYIIQGSYLLAIGYEIGCIEIQKINMELENVWSKLLEYDTSQAHHLTVKRLMFRPTNDLHNFQLASCSSDHSVKIYDIKLSSLEL from the exons ATGACGACCTGTTACACCGCATGTTCGTGCAACCGCGTTCCTCATTGCGCCGACTGGGGCATCAACGGGTTGCTTTGCTTCGGGACGCGAAATGCGATCGCTATATATGAGCCACGCGCGCACATCGGCCGCGTGACGCACACGCTGCACCGGCATCGTGATCGTGTCAACGCGGTGCAATGGATAAAGCCGAGAAACGGCGCGCCGGAATCGGAACTGCTGTCTGCTTCCGTGGACGGTACAGCGATTATTTGGACTCGAGATCGAAATGAGTTTCGATGTACTTCAGTGTTGAATGTAGAGAGCACGGTTGTCTTTGCAGAATCTCTCCAATTGTCCGACAATGTTCCGGCTGTCACGTTGGCGAAACTATTGATATGCACAGGTGCAGTCAACGGCAACATAAAACTATGGTtgagagaggaaaatgcggaTGCCAAGCATATTCAATCTATAAATTTTGGAAGAAAGTTACCCATATGCTGTCGTTTGACACATATGCCAAACTCTACATATTCCCTTTTGGCAATAGCCTTAGAAGATGCTTCTGTTTTGTTGTATACcacaaaatttaatgcaaaatctGAATCGGAACCATTCTTTGAAAGAGCTCAGTATTTAGTTGGACACGAAGATTGGATAACGTGCATGGATTTCACTTGGGATGGCAATGAAAATCTCTTCCTTGCAACAGGCTCGAAAGACAGCATGATACGATTATGGAAAATCAGTAAAACTGCTGAAGAATCATCGAGTGATGAACTTAAACAGGAAAGTTATACTTTTGCGGTGGACGATAGACAATATGATATTACTCTGGAAACTGTGCTCTGCGGCCACGAAGGCTGGGTTTATGGCGTACACTGGCAACCTATAAAAACAGATAATTGTGAAACAATGAAGTTGCTATCTGCTTCAATTGATAAAACTATGATTATATGGGAGCCAGCTGAGCTTATGAATGGAATATGGACAGAGACGGTACGCGTCGGAGAAGTCGGTGGTAATTCCCTGGGCTTTTATGGCTGTAAATTTGGCCCAGATGGATCACATATATTGGCATATGGTTACCAAGGTTCTTTTCATATCTGGAAATATTCTCAGAAAATGAACAAGTGGCTTCCACGTCCTACACCTGGTGGACATTTCTCTGAAGTAGTTGACTTGTGTTGGGAACCAAAAGGAAG GTTTTTCATCACAGCTAGTACTGATCAAACTACAAGAATTCATGCGCCATGGAAAGATAATGACGGACTTGAGCAATGGCATGAGATTGCACGTCCTCAGGTACATGGATATGATATGACCAGTTTAACTATATTAGCACCTCACATGTATGTTTCTGGAGCGGACGAAAAGGTAGTGCGCATTTTTATGGCCACGTCTGCCTTTAAGAATCAATTATTACAATTGGCCAATGTTGAAGATTTCAAATCTGTAAAGGCCCATAGTGCTGCTGTACCTTCTCTTGGATTAACAAATAAAGCAATGTGCCACGAGAAAAATGATGAAGACACAAAGAATTCAATGATGGAAAATGTATATGAACCACCTACAGAAGAGGAACTGATGCAAAATACCCTTTGGCCAGAAATAAACAAGCTTTACGGACATGGCTATGAAATATTCTGTATGGCAGCAAGACACAATGGAGAATTGCTAGCTACAGCATGCAAATCAACTACTCAAGAACACTCGGCAATCTTATTATGGAATACCAACACCTGGTCACAAGTTCAACAATTGGTACATCATCAATTGACTGTGACGCAAATGGAGTTCTCTCCaaatgacaaatatttattatctgtatCTAGAGACAGAAGATGGGCATTATTTCAAACTACAGATGGAGGTTACGAATTAATCGCAGCCAGTTTTAAAAAGGACAATCCACACTCGCGAATAATTTGGTGTTGCGCTTGGACGCAAGACTCGAATTATTTCGCAACTGGATCCAGAGATGGAAAAGTCGTTATATGGTCCACGAGCATGATAGAAAATAATACCATTGTACCAAAGACGATTCTGAACATGCAAAGCCAATCAATTACAGCATTATGCTTTGCACCAAATTACATCATACAAGGATCTTATCTTTTAGCTATTGGATACGAAATAGGATGcatagaaattcaaaaaattaatatggagTTGGAAAATGTATGGTCAAAACTGTTGGAGTATGATACTTCTCAAGCTCATCATTTAACTGTGAAGAGACTTATGTTTCGACCTACAAATGATTTACATAATTTCCAATTAGCAAGTTGTAGTTCTGACCATTCTGTTAAgatatatgatattaaattatcatcattagaactataa
- the LOC105192863 gene encoding WD repeat-containing protein WRAP73 isoform X1: MAANADENKIFRINNRLCHFSRNGAYLAVAFQTNLLVKDAKTLATCQSFLFVDVIQHMEWSLNSEYILCANTKRAIVQIYSVRHPQWKCKLSEGSAGLQGVTWAPDSKCIFTISDFNIQLSIWNLEEQTVSYIQNVKSSSFDKLHFSPNGKRLAVIVTEEGQDTVEIYKAENWKISRKLICDRLCSIDGIRWSPNDELLCIWCSSSAEPKLIIYSTVLEKHVTAFSPLETAQSSETCNYGKELRGIEHIEWIPSGQLLAVIGFNEVVVLLNYITWQPLSKLYMDPIIREGNYLTKVYKEYADSEKVSDKRFASCEERILREIHERPICIEIGIKGNNDNFSLAKMKLFEFSTCGQYLALKHELYPTTLWIWDISTDYLDYLLLENPITAITSCTPRTAQGPITSLLHFACNRCSVHREKSLPQDVLRTIMCLESPSPSNENSTVDGAEGTPWYQKVTFAKGARQLRWGHL; the protein is encoded by the exons ATGGCCGCTAACGCCGacgaaaacaaaatttttcgcaTAAACAATCGTTTATGCCACTTTTCGAGGAATGGAGCATATCTAGCGGTGGCATTTCAAACGAATCTGCTCGTAAAGGATGCAAAGACTCTTGCTACTTGCCAATCGTTTCTGTTTGTAGACGTGATACAG CATATGGAATGGTCTTTGAACAGCGAGTATATTCTTTGTGCGAATACAAAAAGAGCTATTGTTCAGATATATTCCGTGCGTCATCCCCAGTGGAAATGTAAACTTAGCGAGGGCAGTGCAGGTCTGCAAGGTGTTACCTGGGCTCCAGatagtaaatgtatttttactaTATCAGATTTTAAT ATTCAATTATCTATTTGGAATTTGGAAGAGCAGACAGTGTCATacatacaaaatgtaaaatcatctTCCTttgataaattacattttagtCCCAATGGTAAGAGATTAGCAGTGATTGTTACGGAAGAAGGTCAAGATACAGTAGAGATTTACAAAGCTGAGAACTGGAAGATAAGTAGA AAACTTATCTGCGATCGTTTATGCAGCATCGACGGGATTCGCTGGTCACCGAACGATGAATTGTTATGCATATGGTGTTCGTCTTCCGCTGAACCCAAGCTGATCATTTACTCCACCGTATTGGAGAAACATGTGACGGCGTTTTCCCCGCTGGAAACGGCGCAATCGTCTGAGACGTGCAATTATGGAAAAGAGCTGAGAGGAATTGAACATATCGAATGGATCCCTAGCGGACAGTTGTTGGCTGTAATCGGCTTTAACGAAGTG gTTGTTCTTCTTAATTACATTACGTGGCAACCGTTGTCGAAATTATACATGGATCCGATAATCAGGGAAGGTAATTACTTAACGAAAGTATACAAGGAATACGCCGATTCGGAGAAAGTTTCTGATAAACGCTTCGCGTCCTGTGAGGAGCGCATTT TACGTGAGATACATGAACGTCCCATATGCATTGAAATTGGAATAAAGGGCAATAATGACAATTTCTCACTAGCAAAGATGAAACTGTTTGAATTTAGTACATGCGGACAATACCTAGCCTTAAAACATGAGCTTTATCCTACCACTTTGTGGATATGGGATATTTCTACGGACTATTTGGATTATTTGCTACTTGAAAATCCCATTACAG CCATCACTTCCTGCACACCGCGAACTGCACAAGGACCGATAACATCGCTTCTACACTTTGCATGCAATCGTTGCAGTGTCCATCGTGAAAAAAGCTTACCGCAAGATGTTTTACGTACGATCATG TGTTTAGAAAGTCCGAGCCCGAGCAACGAGAACAGCACCGTCGACGGTGCGGAGGGTACGCCTTGGTACCAGAAGGTAACGTTTGCCAAAGGTGCACGTCAGCTTAGGTGGGGGCATCTCTAA
- the LOC105192863 gene encoding WD repeat-containing protein WRAP73 isoform X2, which yields MAANADENKIFRINNRLCHFSRNGAYLAVAFQTNLLVKDAKTLATCQSFLFVDVIQHMEWSLNSEYILCANTKRAIVQIYSVRHPQWKCKLSEGSAGLQGVTWAPDSKCIFTISDFNIQLSIWNLEEQTVSYIQNVKSSSFDKLHFSPNGKRLAVIVTEEGQDTVEIYKAENWKISRKLICDRLCSIDGIRWSPNDELLCIWCSSSAEPKLIIYSTVLEKHVTAFSPLETAQSSETCNYGKELRGIEHIEWIPSGQLLAVIGFNEVVVLLNYITWQPLSKLYMDPIIREGNYLTKVYKEYADSEKVSDKRFASCEERILREIHERPICIEIGIKGNNDNFSLAKMKLFEFSTCGQYLALKHELYPTTLWIWDISTDYLDYLLLENPITAIKWSPIYPQLLVLSECTRVYEWTRKGANSVPMSKNMSVIDAYWHPTGEKVVLCGYNKAMIYEPTSTS from the exons ATGGCCGCTAACGCCGacgaaaacaaaatttttcgcaTAAACAATCGTTTATGCCACTTTTCGAGGAATGGAGCATATCTAGCGGTGGCATTTCAAACGAATCTGCTCGTAAAGGATGCAAAGACTCTTGCTACTTGCCAATCGTTTCTGTTTGTAGACGTGATACAG CATATGGAATGGTCTTTGAACAGCGAGTATATTCTTTGTGCGAATACAAAAAGAGCTATTGTTCAGATATATTCCGTGCGTCATCCCCAGTGGAAATGTAAACTTAGCGAGGGCAGTGCAGGTCTGCAAGGTGTTACCTGGGCTCCAGatagtaaatgtatttttactaTATCAGATTTTAAT ATTCAATTATCTATTTGGAATTTGGAAGAGCAGACAGTGTCATacatacaaaatgtaaaatcatctTCCTttgataaattacattttagtCCCAATGGTAAGAGATTAGCAGTGATTGTTACGGAAGAAGGTCAAGATACAGTAGAGATTTACAAAGCTGAGAACTGGAAGATAAGTAGA AAACTTATCTGCGATCGTTTATGCAGCATCGACGGGATTCGCTGGTCACCGAACGATGAATTGTTATGCATATGGTGTTCGTCTTCCGCTGAACCCAAGCTGATCATTTACTCCACCGTATTGGAGAAACATGTGACGGCGTTTTCCCCGCTGGAAACGGCGCAATCGTCTGAGACGTGCAATTATGGAAAAGAGCTGAGAGGAATTGAACATATCGAATGGATCCCTAGCGGACAGTTGTTGGCTGTAATCGGCTTTAACGAAGTG gTTGTTCTTCTTAATTACATTACGTGGCAACCGTTGTCGAAATTATACATGGATCCGATAATCAGGGAAGGTAATTACTTAACGAAAGTATACAAGGAATACGCCGATTCGGAGAAAGTTTCTGATAAACGCTTCGCGTCCTGTGAGGAGCGCATTT TACGTGAGATACATGAACGTCCCATATGCATTGAAATTGGAATAAAGGGCAATAATGACAATTTCTCACTAGCAAAGATGAAACTGTTTGAATTTAGTACATGCGGACAATACCTAGCCTTAAAACATGAGCTTTATCCTACCACTTTGTGGATATGGGATATTTCTACGGACTATTTGGATTATTTGCTACTTGAAAATCCCATTACAG ctATCAAGTGGAGTCCTATCTATCCACAATTGCTTGTGCTCTCTGAGTGTACACGCGTATATGAATGGACTCGAAAAGGCGCAAACTCTGTGCCAATGTCTAAAAATATGTCAGTTATAGACGCGTATTGGCATCCTACGGGAGAGAAAGTTGTATTGTGTGGTTATAACAAAGCGATGATTTATGAACCTACAAGTACATCTTAA